A section of the Deinococcus taeanensis genome encodes:
- a CDS encoding ABC transporter permease, whose translation MLTLLTLEFRKLFGSRSVQLALIVTLLLPALWAFAPRLNTLMQVSLVSGWQLPAVSIGVTIGYLLPLFIAVTVAEMIGAEVAQGTLAPLLLRPVDRTKVIASKLIVALTYPFILIFTTVLGSLIAGIPLGFGSFTGGTGLGPGLFVGVGTLSTNAAFGEVLRGALLAGVILMPIAALSLLFGVLYLNTAAAALGTFATLIVMRLLVVLPDAVQRILLTSHLNLYVQQGDILQPLILLLIYTAGFGLMSIFAFDRRDV comes from the coding sequence ATGCTGACCCTCCTGACCCTGGAATTCCGCAAACTGTTCGGCTCGCGCAGCGTGCAGCTCGCCTTGATCGTGACGCTGCTGCTGCCCGCGCTCTGGGCGTTCGCGCCGCGCCTGAACACCCTGATGCAGGTGAGTCTCGTCAGCGGCTGGCAGCTGCCGGCGGTGAGTATCGGCGTGACCATCGGGTACCTGCTGCCGCTGTTCATCGCCGTGACCGTTGCCGAGATGATCGGCGCGGAGGTGGCGCAGGGCACCCTGGCGCCGCTGCTGCTGCGCCCTGTGGACCGCACGAAGGTGATTGCCAGCAAACTCATTGTGGCGCTGACGTACCCGTTCATTCTGATTTTCACGACCGTCCTGGGCTCCCTGATTGCCGGGATTCCGCTGGGTTTCGGCTCGTTCACGGGCGGCACCGGTCTGGGCCCGGGCCTGTTCGTCGGTGTGGGCACGCTGAGCACCAACGCGGCCTTCGGGGAGGTGCTGCGCGGCGCCCTGCTGGCCGGCGTGATCCTGATGCCCATCGCGGCCCTGTCCCTGCTGTTCGGCGTGCTGTACCTGAACACGGCCGCAGCGGCGCTGGGCACCTTCGCCACCCTGATCGTGATGCGGCTGCTGGTGGTGCTGCCCGACGCGGTGCAGCGCATTCTGCTGACCAGTCATCTCAACCTGTACGTGCAGCAGGGCGACATCCTGCAGCCCCTGATTCTGCTGCTGATCTACACGGCCGGGTTCGGGCTGATGAGTATCTTCGCGTTTGACCGCCGCGACGTGTAG
- a CDS encoding globin: MTAPLSLHAGGSLYDRIGADALSALVTRFYGYVARDPLLSPIFPADLSLTAEKQLAFLTGFLGGPPLYHERFGHPRLRARHLPFAITPARARAWLACMNAALRDTPQIGEAEARELYAALSRVAVHMVNTDGEHPGDAAVS; the protein is encoded by the coding sequence ATGACGGCTCCACTCTCTCTGCACGCGGGCGGCAGCCTGTACGACCGGATCGGCGCGGACGCCCTGTCCGCCTTGGTGACGCGCTTTTACGGGTACGTGGCGCGGGACCCGCTGCTCTCTCCGATCTTTCCGGCTGACCTGTCGCTCACGGCTGAGAAGCAGCTGGCGTTCCTGACGGGTTTCCTGGGCGGGCCGCCCCTGTACCACGAGCGGTTCGGGCATCCGCGCCTGCGGGCGCGGCACCTGCCGTTCGCGATCACGCCGGCGCGCGCGCGGGCGTGGCTGGCGTGCATGAACGCGGCGCTGCGCGACACCCCGCAGATTGGCGAGGCGGAAGCGCGCGAGCTGTACGCGGCCCTGTCCCGGGTTGCGGTTCACATGGTGAATACCGACGGGGAGCACCCGGGGGACGCGGCGGTCAGCTGA
- a CDS encoding bifunctional 3-deoxy-7-phosphoheptulonate synthase/chorismate mutase encodes MTHQRSIEDLRAEVDQINRELLKLLSKRGEVVAQIGHAKTQEGRPNHYDPAREEKQLKELESLNEGPFTSAAVKAIFKEIFKASLDLEESNDKKQLLVSRKVKSEDTVLDIDGVRIGGNEPPVIVAGPCSIESEEQMEQTAAFLAAKGVKILRGGAYKPRTSPYGFQGMGVDGLILGSRVARDNGMLFVTEVMDTRDVEIVAEHADILQVGARNMHNFALLREVGRARRPVLLKRGLSATIEEWLYAAEYILSEGNSEVILCERGIRTYEKWTRNTLDLSAVALAKQETHLPVIVDVTHAAGRRDLLIPLAKAALAVGADGIHVEVHPSPATALSDNEQQLDFAGYDRFSEALSSMLRLPVGV; translated from the coding sequence ATGACCCACCAGCGCAGCATCGAGGACCTCCGCGCCGAGGTCGATCAGATTAATCGTGAACTCCTGAAACTGCTGTCCAAGCGCGGTGAGGTGGTCGCGCAGATCGGGCACGCCAAAACGCAGGAAGGCCGCCCCAACCACTACGATCCCGCCCGTGAGGAAAAGCAGCTCAAGGAGCTTGAGTCCCTGAACGAAGGACCGTTCACCAGCGCCGCCGTGAAGGCGATCTTCAAGGAGATCTTCAAGGCCAGCCTGGACCTGGAGGAGAGCAACGACAAGAAGCAGCTGCTGGTTTCCCGCAAGGTCAAGAGCGAGGACACCGTGCTTGACATTGACGGCGTGCGTATCGGCGGGAATGAGCCCCCGGTGATTGTGGCTGGCCCCTGCTCCATTGAGAGTGAGGAGCAGATGGAACAGACCGCGGCGTTCCTGGCGGCCAAAGGCGTGAAGATCCTGCGCGGCGGCGCGTACAAGCCCCGCACCAGCCCCTACGGTTTTCAGGGCATGGGCGTGGACGGCCTGATCCTGGGCAGCCGCGTGGCGCGCGACAACGGCATGCTGTTCGTCACGGAGGTCATGGACACTCGCGACGTGGAGATCGTCGCGGAGCACGCCGACATTCTGCAGGTGGGCGCGAGGAACATGCACAACTTCGCGCTGCTGCGCGAGGTGGGCCGCGCCCGCCGCCCGGTGCTGCTCAAGCGTGGCCTGTCCGCCACCATCGAGGAGTGGCTGTACGCCGCGGAGTACATCCTGTCCGAAGGGAACAGCGAGGTCATTCTGTGCGAGCGCGGCATCCGCACGTACGAGAAGTGGACGCGCAACACCCTGGATCTCAGCGCCGTGGCGCTCGCCAAACAGGAGACGCACCTGCCGGTCATCGTGGACGTCACCCACGCCGCCGGACGCCGCGACCTGCTGATCCCGCTGGCGAAGGCCGCCCTGGCGGTGGGCGCGGACGGCATTCACGTGGAGGTGCACCCCAGCCCGGCCACGGCCCTCAGTGACAACGAGCAGCAGCTGGACTTCGCCGGGTACGACCGCTTCAGTGAGGCGCTGAGCAGCATGCTGCGCCTGCCGGTGGGCGTCTGA
- a CDS encoding 2'-5' RNA ligase family protein — protein sequence MTLLPPLPDDAPRPLYSIVAWPPEVLDSWLRRLQDRLNVRGFGLPHLNIRAPFQTPLRSAELLDACRTALRGQSAFEVQVLGWKQLPGVIFLECGLSPELRALHDRTLEIGPSSRARYDGAEYRPHLTLALGVLPWAEPVLGEAIRDLRPPLTSFRVEALSLTREHRGEVQELHTFPLLHPASETEPERRDAEAAPS from the coding sequence ATGACGCTCCTTCCACCCCTGCCGGATGACGCGCCCCGCCCGCTGTACTCCATCGTGGCGTGGCCCCCCGAAGTGCTTGACAGCTGGCTGCGCCGCCTGCAGGACCGCCTGAATGTGCGCGGGTTTGGCCTGCCGCACCTGAACATTCGCGCGCCCTTTCAGACGCCGCTGCGCAGCGCGGAACTCCTGGACGCCTGCCGCACGGCCCTGCGCGGCCAGTCCGCTTTCGAGGTGCAGGTGCTGGGCTGGAAGCAGCTGCCGGGCGTGATCTTCCTGGAATGCGGCTTGAGCCCCGAACTGCGCGCCCTGCACGACCGCACCCTGGAGATCGGCCCGTCCAGCCGGGCCCGGTACGACGGCGCCGAGTACCGCCCGCACCTGACCCTGGCGCTCGGCGTGCTGCCCTGGGCCGAACCGGTCCTGGGCGAGGCCATCCGCGACCTGCGCCCGCCCCTCACGTCTTTCCGGGTGGAGGCCCTGAGCCTGACCAGGGAGCACCGGGGCGAAGTGCAGGAACTGCACACCTTCCCGCTTCTTCATCCCGCCTCTGAGACGGAGCCGGAGCGGCGAGACGCGGAAGCCGCACCCAGCTGA
- a CDS encoding helix-turn-helix transcriptional regulator: MSAATLAPAGAERTKTRLLELVKRHGPQTAQDLAQRLDVSIPAARRHLGDLQDQGLVEARTERPGGRGRPQHVFALTERGEAAFPKTYSSLCVDVLRHVESLFGEDALLKVLDARNAEIAARFRPDLPAELPLGERVRNLVRRLNEHGFDATAAQDDTGRWTFTQHNCPNLTVARQYAQLCSAEVTLYTDLLGVPVRRETRIACGQGCCHYQVG, encoded by the coding sequence ATGAGCGCCGCGACCCTCGCCCCAGCCGGCGCGGAACGCACCAAGACGCGCCTGCTGGAACTCGTCAAGCGGCACGGCCCGCAGACCGCGCAGGACCTCGCGCAGCGGCTGGACGTCAGTATTCCCGCCGCGCGCCGTCACCTGGGCGACCTGCAGGACCAGGGGCTCGTGGAAGCCCGCACCGAGCGGCCCGGCGGGCGGGGCCGCCCGCAGCACGTGTTCGCCCTGACCGAGCGGGGCGAGGCGGCCTTCCCGAAAACCTACTCCAGCCTGTGCGTGGACGTCCTTCGGCACGTCGAAAGCCTGTTCGGTGAGGACGCCCTGCTGAAGGTTCTGGACGCCCGCAACGCCGAGATTGCCGCCCGCTTCCGGCCTGATCTGCCGGCCGAACTGCCTCTGGGTGAGCGCGTGCGCAACCTCGTGCGCCGCCTGAACGAGCACGGCTTTGACGCCACCGCCGCGCAGGACGACACCGGCCGGTGGACATTCACCCAGCACAACTGCCCGAACCTGACGGTTGCCCGCCAGTACGCGCAGCTGTGCAGCGCGGAAGTGACTCTCTACACCGACCTGCTGGGCGTTCCGGTGCGCCGCGAGACCCGCATCGCCTGCGGGCAGGGCTGCTGCCACTACCAGGTCGGGTAG
- a CDS encoding Mrp/NBP35 family ATP-binding protein, producing MRDALMAALSTVNDPELHRDLVSLGMIEHASVEAGVAHVKVTLTTPACPLKSQIEADVRAAALTVPGVQDAAVTFGAMVRPPAQPALPGVKHVLLVGSGKGGVGKSSVAVNLAASLALDGARVGLLDADVYGPSVAHMMGQGGAKVTANADRKMLPIEAHGVRFISMANLSPAGQALVWRGPMLHSAIQQFLKDAAWGELDYLIVDLPPGTGDVQLSLTQTIQVTGAVIVTTPQDVALIDATRAIDMFRKASVPVLGVVENMSYFVAPDTGNVYDLFGRGGSRKLGDHVLLGEIPLEVGVRQDADAGTPAVLAHPDSAAALALRQAARTLAGQISVRTLSHLPDQLTVV from the coding sequence ATGCGTGACGCCCTGATGGCCGCCCTGAGCACTGTGAACGATCCGGAACTCCACCGGGATCTCGTGTCACTGGGCATGATCGAGCACGCCAGCGTGGAGGCGGGTGTGGCGCACGTGAAGGTCACCCTCACGACGCCTGCCTGCCCTCTGAAAAGCCAGATTGAGGCCGACGTGCGTGCCGCGGCCCTGACCGTGCCGGGCGTGCAGGACGCCGCGGTGACCTTCGGGGCGATGGTGCGCCCCCCGGCCCAGCCGGCCCTGCCCGGGGTGAAACACGTGCTGCTCGTCGGCAGTGGCAAGGGCGGCGTGGGCAAAAGCAGCGTGGCGGTCAATCTCGCCGCCAGCCTCGCGCTGGACGGCGCGCGCGTGGGCCTGCTCGACGCGGACGTGTACGGCCCCAGCGTGGCGCACATGATGGGGCAGGGCGGGGCAAAGGTCACCGCGAACGCTGACCGCAAGATGCTGCCCATCGAGGCGCACGGTGTGCGGTTCATCTCCATGGCGAACCTCTCGCCGGCCGGGCAGGCGCTGGTGTGGCGCGGGCCGATGCTGCACTCCGCCATTCAGCAGTTCCTGAAAGACGCCGCCTGGGGCGAGCTGGATTACCTGATCGTGGACCTGCCCCCGGGCACCGGGGACGTACAGCTGTCGCTCACGCAGACCATTCAGGTGACGGGGGCCGTGATCGTCACCACCCCGCAGGACGTGGCCCTGATCGACGCGACGCGCGCGATCGACATGTTCCGCAAGGCCAGTGTGCCGGTGCTTGGCGTCGTGGAGAACATGAGCTACTTCGTGGCGCCAGACACCGGCAACGTGTACGACCTGTTCGGCCGTGGCGGCAGCCGCAAACTCGGTGACCACGTGCTGCTCGGCGAGATTCCGCTGGAGGTGGGCGTGCGGCAGGATGCCGACGCCGGAACGCCCGCTGTGCTCGCCCACCCGGACAGCGCCGCGGCGCTCGCCCTGCGTCAGGCGGCCCGGACCCTGGCCGGTCAGATCAGCGTCCGGACCCTCTCGCACCTGCCTGACCAGCTGACCGTCGTATGA
- a CDS encoding PEGA domain-containing protein — translation MKPLGPYVAVRELPGRTSSPVRTLRATDRLTGMPVLLHLLPAPQPVPVLPEHPNVLAPVDSVSSGDQAYVVTELPLQARPAQDAVLAARGALGALAALHERGVVHGGLSASQLWSVDGEVLLAGAGLPWGGHARPSDDLYALAVILQELGGLPEPLRPLLTDPGTLDAAGALRRLAAAPDAARPPEPAGQPDAQALPAALPLTPGPAQEAPPVSADPPADIPSPAPDPAAEATPRGRASRPDRKRKARTGSREHNTPSEAPSVAPPPLEQAPPAGSPDTPATPPGPHDGSPIVLGDLPSRAPTEPESPQERRRRENEARRAQAMLDAQAAAARRAVRLKAEQTAVTAPVVPAPLHIGFGDDLPEWETPRTEAQATPGLQLRDVERLPPSLRRAPATEPAPEPHPQPGALPSRRAPGEPIRIGWDEDDSWRVVREAPAAPAQAPRRLPRIVLPLVAATLLLGGAIWALRSGALSPAPQGAQAAPSTAAPVIPGGSERCCEVQFTVRGAAGATARLSVEQAPQTARLAPGQALGTAPGRVQFPVAGTYRVRVAVEGYAPASMSVSVPRAQPVTIDLSD, via the coding sequence GTGAAGCCCCTTGGCCCCTATGTGGCCGTGCGTGAACTGCCGGGCCGGACGAGCAGTCCGGTGCGGACACTGCGTGCCACGGACCGCCTGACCGGCATGCCGGTGCTGCTGCACCTGCTGCCCGCCCCGCAGCCTGTGCCAGTCCTGCCGGAGCACCCGAACGTGCTGGCGCCCGTGGACAGCGTCAGCAGTGGAGATCAGGCGTACGTGGTGACCGAACTGCCCCTGCAGGCCCGCCCCGCGCAGGACGCGGTGCTCGCGGCCCGCGGCGCGCTGGGGGCCCTGGCTGCGCTGCACGAGCGCGGCGTGGTGCACGGCGGCCTGAGCGCCTCGCAGCTGTGGAGTGTTGACGGGGAGGTCCTGCTCGCAGGGGCCGGACTGCCCTGGGGAGGACACGCGAGGCCCTCGGACGACCTGTACGCGCTGGCCGTGATCCTGCAGGAACTGGGAGGCCTGCCCGAACCACTCAGGCCCCTGCTGACCGACCCCGGCACCCTGGACGCCGCCGGGGCGCTGCGCCGGCTGGCAGCCGCGCCTGACGCCGCGCGCCCCCCGGAACCGGCGGGCCAGCCGGACGCCCAGGCGCTCCCGGCCGCGCTGCCCCTCACGCCCGGCCCGGCCCAGGAGGCTCCACCGGTCAGTGCGGACCCACCCGCCGACATTCCCTCACCTGCGCCGGACCCGGCTGCTGAGGCGACGCCGCGCGGCCGTGCGAGCAGACCGGACCGGAAGCGCAAGGCCCGCACGGGCTCCAGGGAGCACAACACCCCTTCAGAGGCACCCTCCGTCGCCCCTCCCCCGCTCGAGCAGGCTCCACCGGCCGGGTCGCCTGACACGCCCGCCACACCGCCCGGGCCGCATGACGGGTCCCCGATCGTGCTGGGGGACCTGCCCAGCCGGGCACCCACAGAGCCGGAAAGCCCCCAGGAACGGCGCCGACGGGAGAACGAAGCCCGGCGCGCGCAGGCCATGCTGGACGCCCAGGCTGCCGCCGCACGGCGCGCCGTGCGCCTGAAGGCTGAACAGACCGCCGTGACCGCACCGGTGGTACCAGCGCCTCTGCACATCGGGTTCGGGGATGACCTGCCCGAATGGGAGACGCCGCGCACCGAAGCTCAGGCCACGCCGGGCCTGCAGCTGCGCGATGTGGAGCGCCTGCCGCCATCCCTGCGGCGCGCGCCGGCCACTGAGCCGGCACCGGAGCCCCACCCTCAGCCTGGAGCGCTGCCTTCACGGCGGGCGCCGGGGGAACCCATCCGGATCGGGTGGGATGAGGACGACTCCTGGCGGGTGGTGCGCGAGGCGCCCGCCGCACCCGCGCAGGCACCCCGGCGCCTGCCGCGCATCGTGCTGCCGCTCGTGGCGGCGACGCTGCTGCTCGGCGGAGCGATCTGGGCGCTGCGCAGCGGAGCGCTGAGCCCCGCGCCCCAGGGCGCGCAGGCCGCGCCGTCCACGGCGGCACCCGTGATTCCCGGCGGCTCGGAGCGCTGCTGCGAGGTGCAGTTCACGGTCCGGGGAGCTGCGGGCGCCACGGCGCGCCTGTCGGTGGAGCAGGCGCCGCAGACCGCCCGGCTTGCCCCGGGGCAGGCGCTGGGCACCGCGCCGGGCCGCGTGCAGTTCCCGGTGGCCGGCACGTACCGCGTGCGGGTGGCCGTGGAGGGGTACGCGCCGGCCAGCATGAGCGTGAGTGTGCCGCGCGCCCAGCCGGTCACCATTGACCTGAGTGACTGA
- the guaA gene encoding glutamine-hydrolyzing GMP synthase — MSVVILDFGSQFTRLIARRFRELGAYSVILPGSAPLERVLRENPQGIVLSGGPSSVYDEAAPKPAPGVLDLDVPVLGVCYGMQFLAHQAGGDVKRAGKREYGKADLTRYGGQLFQGIQGEFVAWMSHSDSVTALPEGYEVVAETADTPVTAIENRQTRRYGVQFHPEVVHTPKGGQLLANFLEVCGVTRDWNAEHIIDELIADVRAQVGDGRVLLAISGGVDSSTLGLLLARAVGEKLTAVFIDHGLLRLGEREQVEAALRPLGVNLITVDARTEFMGALEGVSDPEQKRKIIGREFIRAFEREARSHGPFDFLAQGTLYPDVIESAGGEGAANIKSHHNVGGLPDDLQFKLVEPFRTLFKDEVRAIARLLGLPDHIRMRHPFPGPGLAIRCLGAISEEKLDILRRVDDIFISGLREFGLYDGCSQALAILTPIQSVGVMGDERTYSYTAALRAVTTDDFMTAEWARLPYEFLATMSNRIVNQVHEINRVVYDITGKPPATIEWE, encoded by the coding sequence ATGAGCGTCGTCATTCTGGATTTCGGTAGTCAGTTCACGCGCCTGATCGCGCGCCGCTTCCGTGAGCTTGGAGCGTACAGCGTGATCCTGCCCGGCAGCGCGCCCCTGGAACGGGTCCTGCGGGAGAACCCACAGGGGATCGTGCTGTCCGGCGGACCCAGCAGTGTGTACGACGAGGCGGCCCCCAAGCCCGCCCCGGGCGTGCTGGACCTGGACGTGCCGGTGCTGGGCGTGTGCTACGGCATGCAGTTCCTGGCGCACCAGGCGGGCGGTGACGTCAAACGGGCCGGGAAACGCGAGTACGGCAAGGCCGACCTGACCCGCTACGGCGGGCAGCTGTTCCAGGGCATTCAGGGCGAGTTCGTGGCGTGGATGAGCCACAGTGACTCTGTCACCGCGCTGCCCGAAGGTTACGAAGTGGTGGCGGAAACGGCCGACACGCCCGTAACGGCCATCGAGAACCGTCAGACGCGCCGCTACGGGGTGCAGTTCCACCCGGAAGTGGTGCATACGCCCAAGGGCGGGCAGCTGCTGGCGAACTTCCTGGAAGTCTGCGGCGTAACGCGCGACTGGAACGCGGAGCACATCATTGACGAGCTGATTGCGGACGTGCGCGCGCAGGTGGGCGACGGCCGGGTGCTGCTGGCCATCAGTGGGGGCGTGGACAGCTCAACGCTGGGCCTCCTGCTGGCCCGGGCGGTCGGGGAAAAACTCACGGCGGTGTTCATTGACCACGGACTGCTGCGTCTTGGTGAACGCGAGCAGGTGGAAGCCGCGCTGCGGCCACTTGGCGTGAACCTCATCACCGTGGACGCCCGCACGGAGTTCATGGGGGCACTTGAGGGCGTATCGGACCCCGAACAGAAACGCAAGATCATCGGGCGGGAATTCATCCGGGCGTTTGAACGGGAGGCGCGCAGCCACGGCCCCTTTGATTTCCTGGCGCAGGGAACGCTGTACCCGGACGTTATTGAATCTGCCGGGGGTGAAGGCGCGGCGAACATCAAGAGTCACCACAACGTGGGCGGCCTGCCGGACGACCTGCAGTTCAAACTGGTCGAACCGTTCCGCACGCTGTTCAAAGACGAAGTGCGGGCCATTGCCCGCCTGCTGGGCCTGCCGGATCACATCCGCATGCGCCACCCGTTCCCGGGGCCGGGCCTCGCGATCCGCTGCCTGGGCGCCATCAGTGAGGAGAAGCTGGACATCCTGCGCCGCGTGGACGACATCTTCATCTCGGGGTTGCGGGAGTTCGGGCTGTACGACGGGTGCTCGCAGGCGCTGGCAATCCTGACGCCCATCCAGAGCGTGGGGGTCATGGGCGATGAACGCACGTACTCCTACACGGCCGCGCTGCGGGCCGTGACCACCGATGACTTCATGACGGCCGAATGGGCGCGGCTCCCGTACGAGTTCCTGGCAACCATGAGTAACCGCATCGTGAACCAGGTACACGAGATCAACCGCGTGGTGTATGACATCACCGGCAAGCCGCCAGCCACCATCGAGTGGGAATGA
- a CDS encoding ABC transporter permease, whose translation MTTRPLDPAAPLSPQAAPPPRRGGTGLSGAFTIAWRAIVGTPMRSVLTALGVIIGVAAVVALTDGGQGSTAGVTRNLESLGTNLLTVQSARALGGGSLVRSGPRQTLTVADAEALADTFAGRVAPTVNSTVQAKAGTANTQASVVGTWPAYETVRNSPTEQGEYFTDADVSAKKRVAVIGRQVLLDLWGDGTDGSVTPAQATGQKLRLGGVTFTVSGVLPDKGNSGFGNANVQVLIPLSTYLQRFARTNSSGGHPTVSAVYLQATNAHDLTQLQTDVTDLLSVRR comes from the coding sequence GTGACCACCCGCCCCCTGGACCCCGCCGCGCCCCTCAGTCCCCAGGCCGCCCCACCGCCCCGGCGCGGCGGGACCGGCCTGAGCGGCGCATTCACCATCGCGTGGCGCGCCATCGTGGGCACCCCCATGCGTTCCGTCCTCACCGCGCTCGGCGTGATTATCGGCGTGGCCGCCGTCGTCGCCCTGACCGATGGCGGTCAGGGCAGCACCGCCGGCGTCACCCGCAACCTCGAGTCGCTGGGCACCAACCTCCTCACTGTGCAGAGCGCCCGTGCCTTGGGCGGCGGCAGCCTGGTGCGCAGCGGCCCCCGCCAGACCCTCACTGTGGCGGACGCCGAAGCCCTCGCCGACACGTTCGCCGGCCGCGTGGCCCCCACTGTGAACAGCACCGTGCAGGCCAAGGCCGGCACCGCCAACACCCAGGCCAGTGTGGTCGGCACGTGGCCCGCCTACGAGACCGTACGCAACAGTCCCACCGAACAGGGCGAGTACTTCACGGACGCCGACGTCAGCGCCAAGAAACGCGTCGCGGTGATCGGCCGCCAGGTGCTGCTGGACCTGTGGGGCGACGGCACCGACGGCAGCGTCACCCCGGCGCAGGCCACCGGGCAGAAACTCCGCCTGGGCGGCGTGACATTCACGGTCAGCGGCGTCCTGCCCGACAAGGGCAACAGCGGCTTCGGGAATGCCAACGTGCAGGTATTGATTCCCCTCAGCACGTACCTGCAACGCTTCGCGCGCACCAACAGCAGCGGCGGCCACCCCACCGTCAGCGCCGTGTACCTGCAGGCTACCAACGCCCATGACCTGACCCAGCTGCAGACCGACGTGACCGACCTGCTCAGCGTGCGCCGGTGA
- a CDS encoding efflux RND transporter periplasmic adaptor subunit, which produces MTTHTPAVRVSAPRRRWPWVLSALLLLGAAGSVYLTRTRAAQTTQATTVTTIARAEQGTLRVSVSGPGTLEAAQTRTVGADLTATLGAVPAVGERVTRGQLLTTLNSDEVEQNVQDAQLNLGKAQASLDATRASQASSAAQRASSVTQAQQTLADAQRTVAGQRQLAAIGAVSAHALADAQSTATRAQQSVDSARATLTAAQTQARTGAASDAQTLRNQQFAVQQAQDSLRSAQQARTDLKVYAPISGIVSAVTATEGTIVTSGATILTLRDDTTLNLPMQIDETEIASVKARQTANVTLDAFDGQTFTGKVVRVSPGATQQSGISVFTATVQLPNPGGQLRAGMTAEAEIIQSEARGLLIPSKAIQTVRGRSYVQLPAQAGAAPGRTCVETGATDGTPTIIDSGLSAGQEVVLPGSARASSGTQTGTQNSARQNQTGGFPDGAP; this is translated from the coding sequence GTGACCACGCACACCCCCGCCGTCCGGGTGAGCGCCCCGCGGCGCCGCTGGCCCTGGGTGCTGAGTGCCCTGCTGCTCCTCGGCGCCGCGGGCAGCGTGTACCTGACCCGCACCCGCGCCGCGCAGACCACCCAGGCGACCACCGTCACCACCATCGCCCGCGCCGAACAGGGCACCCTGCGCGTTTCCGTCAGCGGGCCCGGCACGCTGGAAGCCGCGCAGACCCGCACGGTCGGCGCAGACCTGACCGCCACACTGGGCGCGGTGCCCGCTGTGGGTGAACGCGTCACCCGCGGGCAGCTGCTCACCACCCTGAACAGCGATGAGGTCGAGCAGAACGTGCAGGACGCCCAGCTGAACCTCGGGAAAGCCCAGGCGTCCCTGGACGCCACGCGCGCCAGCCAGGCCAGCAGCGCCGCGCAGCGTGCCAGCAGCGTCACGCAGGCGCAGCAGACCCTCGCGGACGCGCAGCGGACCGTGGCAGGTCAGCGGCAGCTTGCCGCCATCGGCGCCGTGAGCGCCCATGCCCTCGCAGACGCGCAGTCCACCGCGACGCGCGCCCAACAGAGCGTGGACAGCGCCCGCGCCACCCTCACGGCCGCGCAGACCCAGGCCCGCACCGGCGCGGCCAGTGACGCGCAGACCCTGCGCAACCAGCAGTTCGCCGTGCAGCAGGCGCAGGACAGCCTGCGTTCCGCGCAGCAGGCCCGCACCGACCTGAAGGTGTACGCCCCGATCAGCGGCATCGTGAGCGCCGTGACCGCCACCGAAGGAACCATTGTGACCAGCGGCGCCACCATCCTGACCCTGCGGGACGACACTACCCTCAACCTCCCCATGCAGATCGACGAAACCGAGATTGCCAGCGTGAAAGCCAGGCAGACCGCCAACGTGACCCTGGACGCCTTCGACGGCCAGACCTTTACCGGGAAGGTCGTGCGCGTCTCACCCGGCGCCACGCAGCAGAGCGGCATCAGCGTCTTCACCGCCACCGTGCAGCTGCCCAACCCAGGCGGCCAGCTGCGCGCCGGCATGACCGCCGAAGCCGAGATCATCCAGAGCGAGGCCCGCGGCCTGCTGATTCCCAGCAAGGCCATCCAGACCGTCCGCGGCCGCTCGTACGTGCAGCTCCCCGCCCAGGCCGGCGCGGCACCCGGACGGACCTGCGTCGAGACCGGCGCCACCGACGGCACCCCCACCATCATCGACAGTGGCCTGAGCGCCGGACAGGAGGTCGTGCTGCCCGGCAGTGCCCGCGCCAGCAGCGGTACCCAGACCGGCACCCAGAACAGTGCCCGCCAGAACCAGACCGGCGGCTTCCCCGACGGCGCCCCATGA
- a CDS encoding TolC family protein — MKTAQANLDKALSANRAAQADPSTLVAAKLNARNGETLAQAQLRGARLNTLHSTISAYTALLEAQQNVELQTLQVQVDSKSMQVARVKLSIGNATTLDVTNAQNTLASRTSPTPGRR, encoded by the coding sequence GTGAAAACAGCGCAGGCCAACCTCGACAAGGCGCTCTCGGCCAACCGCGCCGCGCAGGCCGATCCCAGCACGCTGGTCGCCGCGAAACTCAATGCGAGAAACGGCGAGACCCTCGCGCAGGCCCAGCTGCGCGGCGCCCGCCTGAACACTCTGCACAGCACCATCAGCGCGTACACGGCGCTCCTTGAAGCGCAGCAGAACGTGGAACTGCAGACCCTGCAGGTGCAGGTGGACAGCAAAAGCATGCAGGTCGCGCGCGTGAAACTGAGCATCGGAAACGCCACCACGCTGGACGTCACGAACGCGCAGAACACCCTGGCCAGCAGAACCTCGCCGACGCCCGGGCGCAGGTGA